Proteins encoded in a region of the Hemiscyllium ocellatum isolate sHemOce1 chromosome 10, sHemOce1.pat.X.cur, whole genome shotgun sequence genome:
- the LOC132819315 gene encoding uncharacterized protein LOC132819315, with product MRFLWILHFVMGVYMVKAGDDYTLETNVPDPLFPMVLNNTLMPENAAGLGIPELSSVCEITVLTSSITMPSEQEAMSSLIQEDLNPVKNLLNGSSSILESLATAVNEETGKVSYQSLITTTVLDIKQQNELSNNIMTEIFQALDSEPTSDNHVKKFKEKVWKMDTMLQAIHLLASQVEELSDTLSTELSQHMGKSDTMESIQYQN from the exons ATGAGGTTCCTGTGGATCTTGCACTTTGTAATGGGAGTCTACATGGTGAAGGCTGGAGATGATTATACCTTAGAGACTAATGTTCCAGATCCACTCTTCCCCATGGTTTTGAACAACACGCTCATGCCTGAGAATGCAGCTGGATTGGGAATCCCAGAGCTCTCAAGTGTGTGTGAGATTACTGTGCTGACCAGCTCCATAACCATGCCCAGTGAGCAGGAAGCTATGAGCTCCCTAATTCAGGAGGATCTCAATCCCGTCAAGAATCTCCTGAACGGCAGCAGTTCTATTCTGGAGAGCTTGGCAACTGCAGTTAATGAAGAGACCGGGAAAGTGAGCTACCAGTCGTTGATCACCACCACAGTCCTGGACATTAAGCAACAGAATGAGCTATCCAATAACATCATGACAGAAATCTTCCAAGCCCTTGACTCAGAACCAACGTCAGATAACCATGTGAAAAA GTTCAAGGAGAAGGTTTGGAAGATGGACACGATGCTGCAGGCCATCCATCTCCTTGCCAGCCAGGTCGAGGAGCTGTCAGACACTCTTTCAACAGAACTGAGCCAACATATGGGCAAGTCTGACACAATGGAGTCTATCCAATACCAGAACTGA